In Vicia villosa cultivar HV-30 ecotype Madison, WI linkage group LG7, Vvil1.0, whole genome shotgun sequence, the DNA window GCTGCTCAAGCCGGACTTCTCTCAGCCTTCTCTGAGCCTTCACAAGATACAAAACATCATGTTTTTGTGTCTTCTGCATGGCAACATACAATGCAAGAACCAAAAGAGAAGGAAGCTTCATGCATAAACAGTGCAAACTCTATCTCTGAAGAACAAAAAGTCAAGAAGGTTGTTTGTGTTGGTGAAAGTAAAGTTGATAAGGTGAAAAGATGTCCATCTATGCCAAGTCTTTTTTATAtaggagatgaagaagatgatttgGAAGTAGAAGATGAGATTTGTGGTGTTAATGGACAAGAACTTTTTGCAAAAGCTGAAACTTTTATTGGAAATTTCTACAAACAGTTGAAGATGCAAAGAGAAG includes these proteins:
- the LOC131619673 gene encoding uncharacterized protein LOC131619673; its protein translation is MNKVDKSQTIVLFFLAILLMITSFLPSSLRPTYLYLIFNILIIALAAQAGLLSAFSEPSQDTKHHVFVSSAWQHTMQEPKEKEASCINSANSISEEQKVKKVVCVGESKVDKVKRCPSMPSLFYIGDEEDDLEVEDEICGVNGQELFAKAETFIGNFYKQLKMQREESCAS